A section of the Gemmatimonadales bacterium genome encodes:
- a CDS encoding acetyl-CoA carboxylase biotin carboxylase subunit has translation MKRVLVANRGEIALRIVRACHEEGLEAVAVYSAADRMSPHVRAADRAVAIGPAAPAQSYLHIERLIQAAAEVEADAIHPGYGFLAERAAFAEAVERAGLIFVGPSSAAIRAMGDKTEARRRMKAAGVPIVPGASAPIDDLGPALELAREVGYPVMVKATAGGGGKGMRVVETPDQLAGALETAASEALKSFGDSGVYLEKFIQRPRHIEIQVLADHERTIHLGERECSIQRRHQKLVEEAPSSAVSQDLREWMGAAAVAAAEAVAYRGAGTCEFLLAEDQSFYFLEMNTRIQVEHPVTELVYGVDLVREQLRIAAGEPMRIHQGWLNPRGWALECRITSEDPANGFLPSTGQLQYLRIPGGPGVRWDSGVEVGDEVTLHYDSLLAKLIVHAPDRPQAVTRMARALDELAIIGLATNQGFHRRLMADAAFREGDIDIQFLDRRADLLQPAGDAALDIAVAAALAEDEARRSRIPTVAAGDHASEVWLRQARLEAVE, from the coding sequence GTGAAGCGGGTGCTGGTGGCAAACCGCGGGGAGATCGCCCTGCGGATCGTTCGCGCCTGTCATGAGGAAGGACTGGAGGCGGTGGCGGTCTACTCCGCCGCTGACCGGATGAGCCCGCACGTCCGGGCTGCCGATCGCGCGGTGGCGATCGGCCCCGCGGCACCTGCCCAGAGCTATCTCCATATCGAACGTCTCATCCAGGCCGCGGCGGAGGTGGAGGCCGATGCCATCCATCCGGGCTACGGATTCCTGGCGGAGCGCGCCGCGTTCGCGGAGGCGGTCGAGCGGGCAGGCTTGATCTTCGTGGGCCCTTCGTCCGCCGCCATCCGCGCCATGGGCGACAAGACGGAGGCGCGGCGCCGGATGAAGGCCGCCGGGGTGCCGATCGTCCCCGGCGCCAGCGCGCCGATCGACGACCTCGGCCCCGCACTGGAGCTCGCCCGGGAGGTGGGCTACCCGGTCATGGTGAAAGCGACGGCCGGAGGCGGCGGCAAGGGCATGCGAGTGGTCGAGACGCCCGACCAACTGGCCGGGGCGCTCGAGACCGCCGCCTCCGAGGCACTGAAATCCTTCGGCGATTCCGGCGTCTACCTGGAGAAGTTCATCCAGCGACCCCGGCACATCGAGATCCAGGTCCTGGCCGACCACGAGCGTACCATCCACCTGGGCGAGCGGGAGTGCTCGATCCAGCGGCGGCATCAGAAGCTGGTGGAGGAGGCCCCGTCGAGCGCCGTCTCGCAGGATCTCCGCGAGTGGATGGGCGCGGCGGCCGTGGCGGCCGCCGAGGCGGTGGCCTACCGCGGGGCCGGCACCTGCGAGTTCCTGTTGGCCGAAGACCAGTCGTTCTATTTCCTGGAGATGAACACCCGGATCCAGGTGGAGCACCCCGTGACCGAGCTGGTCTACGGTGTGGACCTGGTCCGGGAGCAACTGCGCATCGCGGCGGGCGAGCCGATGCGGATCCACCAGGGCTGGCTCAACCCTCGCGGCTGGGCGCTCGAGTGCCGCATCACCAGCGAGGACCCGGCCAACGGATTCCTTCCCTCGACTGGACAGCTGCAGTACCTCCGGATCCCCGGCGGTCCCGGGGTGCGCTGGGACAGCGGCGTCGAGGTGGGCGACGAGGTCACCCTGCACTACGACTCGCTGTTGGCCAAGCTCATCGTCCACGCGCCCGACCGGCCCCAGGCAGTGACCCGGATGGCGCGAGCGCTGGACGAGCTGGCCATCATCGGGCTCGCCACGAACCAGGGCTTTCACCGGCGCCTGATGGCCGACGCAGCATTCCGGGAGGGCGACATCGACATCCAGTTCCTCGATCGCCGCGCCGACCTGCTCCAGCCCGCCGGCGACGCGGCGCTGGACATTGCCGTGGCCGCCGCGCTGGCCGAAGACGAGGCCCGCCGCTCGCGTATTCCCACCGTCGCCGCCGGCGATCACGCGAGCGAAGTCTGGCTGAGGCAGGCCCGGCTGGAAGCGGTCGAGTGA
- a CDS encoding tetratricopeptide repeat protein, whose amino-acid sequence MTVLLVGTGTPLRLPAQGAIDPNIPPRAAALEREGERQAAIDLLGRYLATAPDDGRAWLQLGRFYLYDAREWHLHGHRGDPDGTLYLDFAATALDQSRRLSVDSGLVFRGVAEVERGLILVEDSGWSAPHYSHVQAGLPSMPGFIVELGSNLLTSCPAGGVLLTGSELEALSVWSGSLDRASLDILPLRPDLYATDSLYRSRMAAAMGVDPTLPVQRALAAVAPRRTLCLSPGTDSAAVPALAWVPFRLVRVSRPAPQDAGALSTTELLKAMLQDGSPWVDDVRGVYDNAARYNTLLCTSLLTLFGDTPPLACRP is encoded by the coding sequence ATGACCGTCCTTCTGGTCGGGACGGGCACGCCCCTGCGACTCCCAGCCCAGGGCGCCATCGATCCCAACATCCCCCCGCGCGCGGCCGCGCTGGAGCGGGAGGGCGAGCGCCAGGCGGCCATCGACCTGCTCGGCCGCTATCTGGCCACCGCCCCGGACGACGGGCGGGCCTGGCTGCAGCTCGGCCGTTTCTACCTGTACGACGCTCGGGAGTGGCACCTGCACGGCCACCGGGGCGACCCCGACGGCACTCTCTATCTCGACTTCGCCGCGACCGCCCTGGACCAGTCGCGCCGGCTTTCGGTGGACTCCGGTCTAGTCTTCCGCGGCGTCGCGGAAGTGGAGCGTGGGCTCATCCTGGTGGAGGACTCGGGGTGGAGCGCGCCCCACTACTCCCACGTCCAGGCCGGCCTGCCCAGCATGCCGGGCTTCATCGTCGAGCTGGGGAGTAACCTGCTGACGTCGTGTCCGGCGGGGGGCGTGCTGCTGACGGGAAGCGAGCTCGAAGCGCTCTCCGTCTGGTCCGGCAGCCTCGACCGCGCTTCACTCGATATCCTTCCGCTTCGCCCCGACCTCTACGCCACCGACTCGCTGTACCGCTCTCGCATGGCCGCAGCGATGGGCGTCGATCCCACGCTCCCGGTCCAGCGCGCTCTGGCGGCCGTCGCCCCGCGACGCACGCTCTGCCTGAGCCCCGGCACCGACAGCGCCGCGGTGCCGGCACTGGCCTGGGTGCCGTTCCGTCTGGTACGGGTCAGCCGGCCGGCCCCGCAGGACGCGGGGGCCCTGAGTACCACCGAGCTGCTCAAGGCCATGCTCCAGGATGGCTCGCCCTGGGTCGACGACGTCCGCGGGGTCTACGACAACGCCGCCCGCTACAACACCCTCCTTTGCACCAGCCTGCTCACGCTATTCGGAGACACGCCGCCGCTGGCATGCCGGCCGTAA
- a CDS encoding acyl-CoA carboxylase subunit beta, translating into MSDPRQLLDQLHHRQTLAEQGGGPARIAQQHKKGKLTARERLDLLLDPGSFVELDRFVTHRATDFGLDQQIFPGDGVVTGYGRIDGRLVYLFSQDFTVFGGSLSEAHAEKICKVMDLAVRNGAPVIGLNDSGGARIQEGVVSLGGYADIFLRNTLASGVVPQISVVLGPCAGGAVYSPAITDFVFMVRGVSYMFVTGPSVVKTVTHEEVSFDELGGADTHGGVSGVSHFTHDTEPECLQAVRELMGFLPLNNLDDPPERITSDPVDRRDEALLDIVPDSPAMPYDMHGVIGRVVDEGGFLEVHRGYAENIVVGFARLGGRPVGIVANQPAVLAGVLDINASLKAARFIRFCDCFNLPVVTFVDVPGFLPGVAQEHGGIIKHGAKLLFAYCEATVPKLTVITRKAYGGAYDVMSSKHIRGDVNLAWPSAEIAVMGPKGAVEILFKDEISRAADPAAATARLIDEYTAKFAHPYAAAARGYIDDVIDPRDTRPRLIDALRTLRTKRERNPAKKHGNIPL; encoded by the coding sequence ATGTCCGACCCCCGCCAGCTGCTCGATCAGCTCCACCACCGCCAGACGCTCGCCGAACAGGGCGGGGGGCCCGCCCGCATCGCCCAACAGCATAAAAAGGGCAAGCTCACCGCACGCGAGCGGCTCGACCTGCTGCTGGACCCGGGAAGCTTCGTCGAGCTGGACCGCTTCGTCACCCACCGCGCCACCGACTTCGGGCTCGACCAGCAGATCTTTCCTGGTGACGGCGTGGTCACCGGCTATGGCCGGATCGACGGCCGGCTGGTCTACCTATTCTCCCAGGATTTCACGGTGTTCGGCGGCTCGCTCTCCGAGGCGCATGCCGAGAAGATCTGCAAGGTGATGGATCTCGCCGTGCGGAACGGCGCTCCGGTAATCGGGCTCAACGACTCCGGCGGCGCCCGGATCCAGGAGGGCGTCGTCTCGCTCGGCGGCTACGCGGACATCTTCCTCCGCAATACGCTCGCGTCCGGCGTGGTGCCGCAGATCTCCGTCGTGCTGGGTCCCTGCGCCGGCGGCGCCGTCTACAGCCCGGCCATCACCGATTTCGTCTTCATGGTGCGCGGCGTGAGCTACATGTTCGTCACCGGCCCGAGCGTGGTGAAGACGGTCACGCACGAGGAGGTCAGCTTCGACGAGCTGGGCGGCGCGGATACCCACGGGGGCGTCTCCGGGGTCTCTCACTTCACCCACGATACCGAGCCCGAATGCCTCCAGGCGGTCCGCGAGCTGATGGGGTTTCTCCCGCTCAACAATCTGGACGACCCGCCCGAGCGGATCACCAGCGATCCGGTCGACCGGAGGGACGAGGCCCTGCTGGACATCGTCCCTGACAGCCCCGCGATGCCTTACGACATGCACGGCGTGATCGGGCGGGTGGTGGATGAGGGAGGGTTCCTGGAAGTGCACCGCGGGTATGCCGAGAACATCGTGGTCGGCTTCGCGCGATTGGGCGGCCGTCCGGTGGGGATCGTGGCCAACCAGCCGGCGGTGCTCGCGGGGGTGCTGGACATCAACGCCTCGCTCAAGGCGGCGCGGTTCATCCGGTTCTGTGACTGTTTCAACCTTCCGGTCGTCACCTTCGTGGACGTGCCGGGCTTCCTCCCCGGCGTGGCTCAGGAGCACGGCGGCATCATCAAGCACGGCGCCAAGCTGCTGTTCGCCTACTGTGAGGCCACGGTTCCCAAGCTGACCGTCATCACCCGAAAGGCCTATGGCGGAGCCTACGACGTGATGAGCTCCAAGCACATCCGCGGCGACGTCAACCTGGCCTGGCCGTCGGCGGAGATCGCGGTGATGGGACCCAAGGGGGCGGTCGAGATCCTGTTCAAGGACGAGATCTCCCGGGCTGCCGATCCGGCCGCCGCCACGGCCCGGCTGATCGACGAGTATACCGCCAAGTTCGCCCACCCTTACGCCGCCGCGGCGCGAGGGTATATCGACGATGTCATCGACCCGAGGGACACCCGCCCCCGGCTGATCGATGCCCTGCGGACGCTCCGGACCAAGCGGGAGCGGAATCCTGCGAAGAAGCATGGAAACATTCCACTCTAG
- a CDS encoding 30S ribosomal protein S1, translated as MLDQLQPSTQQFASPTGLRVRQDLYDEDYSDEDYEQMLSMYEGTMAQIVEGEIVKSKVLRVTENAVILDVGFKSEGSVPLDEFKDPQSLKEGDEVEVFLEHLEDQEGAVVLSKKKADFMRVWEKIRVAHESDEPVEGTLVKKIKGGVVVNLMGVDAFLPGSQIALRRVPNIDELLGSTYEFKIIKLNKRRRNIVVSRRVILENERAHKREHLMKELAVGQVRKGVVKNITDFGAFIDLGGVDGLLHITDMSYGRVSHPTEMVAIGKEVEVKILDIDWQRERISLGMKQLQSYPWQNVAAKYPVGTRVQGKVVSITNYGAFVEIEPGIEGLVHISEMSWTRNVRHPSKIVSIGETIEAVVLKVDEAEEKISLGMKQTEQDPWMVLPLKYPVGTRISGKVRNLTSFGAFVEIEPGIDGLIHISDMSWTKRVQHPSEVVKKGDGVDVVILNIDAENKRISLGLKQAEEDPWLRIGETYPIGMELRGRSVRLMDKGVVVDLGNDIEGFVPMSQLGVANIENPGDAVKEGQALDLKVLEVDPIHHRIVLAVVGYPDEPIIPPVRPVYEETKAE; from the coding sequence ATGCTCGATCAACTCCAACCCTCGACTCAGCAGTTCGCCTCCCCCACGGGCCTCCGCGTCCGCCAGGACCTCTACGACGAAGACTACTCCGACGAAGACTACGAGCAGATGCTCTCGATGTACGAGGGCACCATGGCGCAGATTGTCGAGGGCGAGATCGTCAAATCCAAGGTCCTGCGCGTCACCGAGAACGCCGTCATTCTCGACGTCGGATTCAAGTCCGAGGGCTCGGTCCCGCTTGACGAGTTCAAGGACCCGCAGTCCCTGAAGGAAGGCGATGAGGTCGAGGTTTTCCTGGAGCATCTGGAAGACCAGGAGGGCGCGGTCGTCCTGTCGAAGAAGAAGGCCGACTTCATGCGGGTCTGGGAGAAGATCCGCGTGGCGCACGAGAGCGATGAGCCGGTGGAGGGCACCCTGGTCAAGAAGATCAAGGGCGGCGTGGTGGTGAACCTGATGGGCGTCGACGCGTTCCTCCCGGGCAGCCAGATCGCGCTCCGCCGGGTGCCGAACATCGACGAGCTGCTGGGCTCCACCTACGAGTTCAAGATCATCAAGCTCAACAAGCGCCGGCGGAACATCGTCGTGAGCCGCCGCGTCATCCTCGAGAACGAGCGCGCCCACAAGCGCGAGCACCTGATGAAGGAGCTCGCCGTCGGCCAGGTGCGGAAGGGCGTGGTCAAGAACATCACCGACTTCGGCGCCTTCATCGACCTGGGCGGCGTCGACGGATTGCTCCACATCACCGACATGTCCTACGGCCGGGTCTCGCACCCCACCGAGATGGTGGCCATCGGCAAGGAAGTCGAGGTCAAGATCCTCGACATCGACTGGCAGCGCGAGCGCATCAGCTTGGGCATGAAGCAGCTCCAGTCCTATCCCTGGCAGAACGTCGCCGCCAAGTACCCCGTGGGCACCCGCGTGCAGGGCAAAGTGGTCTCGATCACCAACTACGGCGCCTTCGTCGAGATCGAGCCCGGCATCGAGGGGCTGGTCCACATCTCGGAGATGAGCTGGACCCGCAACGTCCGCCACCCGTCCAAGATCGTCAGCATCGGCGAGACCATCGAGGCCGTGGTGCTCAAGGTGGACGAGGCCGAGGAGAAGATCTCCCTCGGCATGAAGCAGACCGAACAGGATCCCTGGATGGTGCTGCCGCTCAAGTATCCCGTGGGCACCCGGATCTCCGGCAAGGTCCGGAACCTCACCAGCTTCGGCGCCTTTGTGGAAATCGAGCCGGGCATCGACGGCCTGATCCACATCTCCGACATGTCCTGGACCAAGCGGGTGCAGCATCCCTCAGAGGTGGTCAAGAAGGGCGATGGGGTCGATGTCGTCATCCTCAACATCGACGCCGAGAACAAGCGGATCTCCCTGGGCCTGAAGCAGGCCGAGGAAGATCCCTGGCTCCGCATCGGCGAGACCTATCCCATCGGGATGGAGCTCCGGGGACGCTCGGTCCGCCTGATGGACAAGGGCGTGGTGGTCGATCTGGGCAACGACATCGAGGGGTTCGTCCCCATGTCGCAGCTCGGCGTGGCCAACATCGAGAACCCGGGCGACGCCGTGAAGGAAGGCCAGGCGCTCGATCTCAAGGTGCTCGAGGTGGATCCCATCCACCACCGCATCGTGCTCGCCGTGGTGGGGTACCCCGACGAGCCGATCATCCCGCCGGTCCGGCCGGTGTACGAGGAGACCAAGGCCGAGTAG
- the cmk gene encoding (d)CMP kinase yields MKGAVIAIDGPAASGKSSTARAVAEALGFAHLDSGALYRGVTLVALREVARRGRRREDPLQVLDPETILRTAEDRGLMLQPDGAGFAAYLEGEPVDAEIRAGPVTAAVSAVSAVPVVREWVNSRLRAMVRTGRDVVVDGRDIGTVVFPDADLKVFLTAAPEARARRRLSQRGAAHDPALLGAETEALAARDHADSTRAVAPLRVADDAVRLDTTSLSFEDQVTRIVALARPRFSPG; encoded by the coding sequence GTGAAGGGAGCGGTTATCGCGATCGACGGGCCCGCGGCCTCCGGCAAATCGAGCACGGCGCGGGCCGTTGCCGAGGCGCTCGGTTTCGCTCACCTGGATTCAGGGGCGCTGTATCGCGGGGTGACGCTGGTGGCCTTGCGGGAGGTTGCCCGGCGCGGCCGCCGGCGCGAGGATCCGCTCCAGGTGCTGGATCCCGAGACCATTCTCCGGACTGCGGAGGACCGGGGACTCATGCTCCAGCCCGATGGTGCGGGGTTCGCCGCCTACCTGGAGGGCGAGCCGGTGGACGCCGAGATTCGCGCCGGACCGGTCACCGCGGCCGTCTCCGCGGTGTCGGCCGTGCCGGTCGTCCGGGAGTGGGTGAACAGCCGGCTCCGCGCCATGGTACGGACCGGCCGTGACGTGGTGGTGGACGGGCGGGACATCGGGACGGTGGTGTTTCCCGATGCCGACCTCAAGGTGTTTCTGACGGCCGCGCCCGAGGCGCGGGCGCGGCGGCGGCTCAGCCAGCGTGGCGCCGCGCACGATCCGGCCCTCCTCGGTGCGGAGACGGAGGCGCTCGCCGCCCGGGACCACGCCGATTCCACGCGCGCCGTGGCGCCGCTCAGGGTCGCGGACGACGCGGTGCGCCTCGATACCACCTCGCTGAGCTTCGAAGACCAGGTCACGCGCATCGTCGCGCTTGCCCGGCCCCGCTTTTCCCCCGGCTAG
- the aroA gene encoding 3-phosphoshikimate 1-carboxyvinyltransferase, which yields MIVGGITRVPGDKSITHRTLLLAAMAKGTSRIGGALTSLDARSTARVLRQLGAGLSPLRPESVVTIEGRGRLRRPEAVLDCGNSGTTARLLLGLLAGHRFGATLTGDGSLRRRPMRRVTVPLAQMGARFSETSGDGLPLTIRGGPLVPLRYELPVSSAQLKSALLLAGLAGGVEVELREPHGRSRDHTERLLRAFGYRVDEDDGWIRFGPTGRVGTFELQVPGDPSSAAFLVGAAVLAEAGELRIAQVGVNPTRTGFLGVLERMGARISLEDVSEHFGEPVGDLVARPAALRATEVQAGEIPGLIDEIPMLAVLASRAEGTTIFRQVGELRVKESDRLGLIAENLRSVGAQAEVAGEDLYVEGGSEPPRGPVRSAGDHRLAMAFAVLGTVAGARIRVDDMGCAAVSFPRFPEVLRGLARRARP from the coding sequence ATGATCGTGGGCGGGATCACGCGGGTGCCTGGCGACAAGAGCATCACGCACCGCACGCTCCTCCTGGCCGCCATGGCGAAAGGCACGAGCCGCATCGGCGGTGCCCTTACCTCGCTCGACGCACGCAGCACGGCCCGGGTGCTCCGGCAACTGGGCGCCGGCCTCTCGCCCCTGCGGCCGGAGAGCGTCGTCACGATCGAGGGACGCGGGCGCCTGCGGCGGCCGGAGGCGGTACTCGACTGCGGCAACTCGGGGACGACGGCACGCCTCCTCCTCGGCCTGCTCGCCGGGCACCGCTTCGGGGCGACGCTCACGGGCGACGGCTCGCTTCGCCGCCGGCCGATGCGCCGGGTCACCGTGCCGCTGGCGCAGATGGGCGCGCGTTTCAGCGAGACCTCCGGCGACGGGCTGCCGCTCACGATCCGTGGCGGACCGCTCGTCCCGCTCCGCTACGAACTGCCGGTCTCGAGCGCCCAGCTCAAGAGCGCGCTCCTGCTCGCCGGTCTCGCGGGCGGGGTCGAGGTCGAGCTGCGGGAGCCGCACGGCCGCTCGCGCGACCATACCGAGCGGCTCCTCCGGGCCTTCGGCTATCGGGTAGACGAGGACGACGGCTGGATCCGATTCGGCCCCACCGGCCGGGTCGGGACCTTCGAGCTCCAGGTGCCGGGCGACCCTTCGTCCGCGGCGTTCCTGGTCGGCGCGGCCGTCCTCGCGGAAGCCGGCGAGCTCCGGATCGCCCAGGTGGGGGTGAACCCGACGCGGACCGGCTTCCTCGGCGTGCTCGAACGAATGGGCGCGCGGATTTCCCTGGAGGACGTCTCCGAGCATTTCGGCGAGCCCGTGGGCGACCTGGTGGCCCGGCCCGCCGCGCTCCGCGCCACCGAGGTCCAGGCGGGCGAGATTCCCGGCCTGATCGACGAGATCCCGATGCTGGCCGTGCTGGCATCGCGCGCCGAAGGGACGACGATCTTCCGCCAGGTGGGCGAGCTTCGCGTCAAGGAGAGCGACCGCCTCGGGCTGATCGCCGAGAATCTCAGATCGGTCGGTGCCCAGGCCGAGGTGGCAGGCGAGGACCTGTACGTTGAGGGCGGGTCGGAGCCGCCGCGCGGCCCGGTCCGGAGCGCGGGTGACCATCGCCTCGCCATGGCGTTCGCCGTACTCGGGACCGTCGCCGGCGCACGCATCCGGGTGGACGACATGGGGTGCGCTGCGGTCAGCTTTCCCCGCTTTCCGGAAGTGTTGCGCGGACTCGCCCGGCGGGCGCGTCCGTGA
- a CDS encoding prephenate dehydrogenase, with protein MRPSSLAVIGLGAIGGSLAWQARLAGVPRVVGFSPSRADGVQALRASAITELADSAPRAMQGAELVVLAVPARATLDLIERLPSSLEGGAVLTDVCSIKGPVLASATAAGLGDRFAGAHPLAGTHASGFAAARPDRLRGCVVYVCETGAPGGDRAARGIMRFWEQVLEAQPVLIDAAAHDRQLAWTSHLPQAVASALARALADRGLAGLSFGTGARDTTRLAASSPDMWIDILLYNRAAVTEALDATEASLAELRRLVTAGDADGLRRYLAVAQRFREGMDR; from the coding sequence GTGCGGCCGTCCTCGCTCGCGGTAATCGGCCTGGGGGCCATCGGCGGCTCGCTGGCCTGGCAGGCGCGCCTCGCGGGCGTCCCGCGCGTGGTGGGCTTCTCGCCCTCCCGCGCGGACGGGGTGCAGGCGCTGCGCGCGTCCGCGATCACGGAGCTCGCCGACAGCGCTCCGCGCGCCATGCAGGGCGCCGAGCTGGTGGTGCTGGCGGTGCCCGCGCGCGCCACGCTCGATCTCATCGAGCGCCTGCCGTCCTCGCTCGAGGGCGGGGCGGTGCTCACCGACGTCTGCAGTATCAAGGGCCCGGTGCTGGCCAGCGCCACCGCGGCCGGTCTGGGCGACCGCTTCGCGGGTGCGCACCCCCTCGCCGGCACCCACGCGAGCGGTTTCGCGGCGGCTCGCCCGGATCGCCTCCGGGGCTGCGTGGTCTACGTGTGCGAGACCGGCGCGCCGGGAGGCGACCGGGCGGCACGCGGGATCATGCGATTCTGGGAACAGGTGCTCGAGGCGCAGCCGGTCCTGATCGACGCCGCGGCACACGACCGCCAGCTCGCCTGGACCAGCCACCTGCCGCAGGCCGTGGCGTCGGCGCTCGCCAGGGCGCTCGCCGATCGCGGGCTGGCCGGCCTGTCGTTCGGCACCGGCGCGCGGGACACCACTCGGCTGGCCGCCAGCAGTCCGGATATGTGGATCGACATCCTGCTCTACAATCGCGCGGCCGTGACGGAGGCGCTGGACGCTACCGAGGCGAGCCTGGCCGAGCTCCGGCGGCTCGTGACCGCGGGCGATGCCGACGGGCTCCGCCGCTACCTCGCGGTCGCGCAGCGCTTCCGGGAAGGAATGGACCGATGA
- a CDS encoding type II secretion system protein: MRRRRAGFTIVELLTVMIVIGILAGMALLKYIDLRHRARTAEAIADLEAIRLAAYGAWYEHGTWPGEVGPGIVPPALVEYLPGNFSFAKPEYTLDWENLLPPAGAPPNGGTLSVVVTASDPRLQSALARMLGNKGPYVDVNGTLVFFIVDATGRS, translated from the coding sequence ATGAGGCGCCGCCGAGCCGGCTTCACCATCGTCGAGCTCCTGACGGTAATGATCGTGATCGGCATCCTCGCCGGGATGGCGCTGCTCAAGTACATCGACCTCCGGCATCGTGCACGCACGGCGGAAGCCATCGCGGACCTCGAGGCGATCCGCCTCGCCGCCTACGGCGCCTGGTACGAACACGGGACATGGCCGGGGGAAGTCGGGCCGGGCATCGTGCCGCCCGCCCTGGTGGAATACCTGCCGGGGAACTTCAGCTTCGCCAAGCCCGAATACACGCTCGACTGGGAGAACCTGCTCCCGCCCGCCGGGGCGCCGCCGAACGGCGGGACACTGAGCGTCGTCGTGACCGCCTCGGATCCGCGGTTGCAGAGCGCCCTGGCGCGGATGCTGGGCAACAAGGGACCGTACGTCGACGTGAACGGCACCCTGGTCTTCTTCATCGTGGACGCGACCGGCAGGAGCTGA
- a CDS encoding PPK2 family polyphosphate kinase: MDLQPVAPGTTVTLTDAAAAPPPGAPAKDEARIQLQRLGRRMEELQDALYAERTRALLVVLQGRDTSGKDGAIRKVFGRINPQGLELASFKAPTAIELAHDFLWRVHGAVPTKGVVGVFNRSHYEDVLVVRVHRLVPEAVWRPRYELINQFEHLLTQTGTTVLKFFLHISRDEQRERLLARLEQPDKFWKFSAGDLGERKLWDDYTEAYEEALARTSTRAAPWYVVPADKKYLRDLLIAEVVTQTLERMDPRYPAAPEGLEAFRRELG; the protein is encoded by the coding sequence ATGGATCTCCAGCCCGTCGCTCCCGGCACCACGGTCACTCTCACCGACGCCGCCGCCGCTCCGCCCCCCGGCGCTCCCGCCAAGGATGAGGCGCGGATCCAGCTCCAGCGCCTGGGGCGCCGCATGGAGGAGCTGCAGGACGCGCTCTACGCCGAGCGGACGCGTGCGCTTCTCGTCGTCCTCCAGGGGAGGGATACGAGCGGGAAGGATGGCGCCATTCGCAAGGTGTTCGGCCGGATCAATCCGCAGGGGCTCGAGCTCGCCTCGTTCAAGGCGCCGACCGCGATCGAGCTGGCGCACGACTTCCTCTGGCGGGTGCACGGGGCGGTCCCCACCAAGGGCGTCGTGGGTGTCTTCAACCGCTCGCATTACGAGGACGTGCTCGTGGTGCGGGTACATCGGCTCGTGCCCGAAGCGGTCTGGCGTCCGCGCTACGAGCTGATCAACCAATTCGAGCACCTGCTGACGCAGACCGGCACGACGGTGCTCAAGTTCTTCCTGCACATCTCCCGCGACGAGCAGCGCGAGCGGCTGCTGGCCCGCCTCGAGCAGCCGGACAAATTCTGGAAATTTTCGGCGGGCGATCTGGGCGAGCGGAAGCTGTGGGACGACTACACCGAGGCGTATGAAGAGGCGCTGGCCCGGACGAGCACCCGGGCTGCGCCGTGGTACGTCGTGCCGGCGGACAAGAAATACCTCCGCGACCTGTTGATCGCGGAGGTGGTGACGCAGACGCTGGAGCGGATGGATCCCAGATATCCGGCGGCGCCGGAGGGGCTCGAGGCATTCCGCCGGGAGCTGGGCTGA